The Mangifera indica cultivar Alphonso chromosome 8, CATAS_Mindica_2.1, whole genome shotgun sequence genome has a window encoding:
- the LOC123224167 gene encoding two-component response regulator-like APRR2 isoform X2 codes for MSAISNKPESFHVAIVQVNTSNSEGRFKFLEAAKDLPTIMTSNIHCLSTMMKCIALGAVEFVRKPLSEDKLKNIWQHVVHKAFNAGGGILCDSLKPVKESVVSMLHLQLENGESKNENSENTENISLVNKNDNEQSEGSDKYPAPSTPQLKQGGRLLDDVNCQDNTNSLTEKESGEQDGESKFVDTTCDNSIGEQTLQDDQPQRPVETVVKEEHDSTDVSKTECIMYPQLHDKKVPKDSNGVVEKCYKVSGLHNSCGIKTNRKKMKVDWTPELHKKFVAAVEHLGLDQAIPSRILELMKVEGLTRHNVASHLQKYRMHKRHILPKEDDRRWPQLRDHMPRSYYPHKPIMAFPPYHSNPVLPAGPVYPVWGAPTYHPAGVQMWHPPGYPSWQQPESWHWNPYPGMAADAWGCPVMPPIDRYPQGSGVVNNSYMPQNSVDLHPAEEVIDKVVKEAISKPWLPLPLGLKPPSADSVLAELSRQGIYTIPPHINGSHLC; via the exons ATGTCAGCGATTTCGAACAAACCTGAAAGCTTCCATGTTGCTATTGTACAG GTAAATACTAGCAATAGCGAAGGGAGATTTAAGTTTCTTGAGGCTGCAAAGGACTTGCCCACCATTA TGACTTCAAATATTCATTGCTTGAGCACCATGATGAAATGCATAGCG CTAGGTGCGGTGGAATTTGTCCGAAAACCACTTTCTGAGGATAAACTCAAGAATATTTGGCAGCATGTGGTTCATAAG GCATTCAATGCTGGGGGAGGCATCCTCTGCGATTCGCTGAAGCCTGTCAAAGAATCCGTGGTCTCCATGCTGCATCTCCAACTGGAAAATGGAGAATCCAAGAATGAGAACTCAGAGAATACAGAAAATATTTCTCTGGTTAATAAGAATGACAATGAACAGTCAGAAGGGAGTGATAAGTATCCTGCTCCTTCTACACCACAATTAAAACAGGGTGGACGATTATTGGATGATGTTAATTGCCAAGATAATACCAACAGCTTGACAGAGAAAGAGAGTGGAGAGCAAGATGGGGAATCTAAATTTGTCGACACTACTTGTGACAACTCAATTGGTGAACAGACTTTACAGGATGACCAACCTCAGAGACCAGTGGAAACTGTGGTCAAAGAGGAGCATGACTCAACTGATGTTTCCAAAACTGAGTGCATCATGTATCCTCAACTTCATGATAAAAAAGTTCCCAAAGATtcaaatggtgttgttgaaaaatgttataaagtttctggTCTTCATAACTCTTGTGGGATTAAAACCAATCGAAAAAAGATGAAG GTGGACTGGACACCTGAACTGCACAAAAAATTTGTGGCGGCTGTAGAGCACCTAGGTCTTGATCAGGCCATTCCTTCTCGAATACTAGAGCTTATGAAAGTGGAAGGATTGACAAGGCATAATGTGGCTAGCCACCTGCAG AAATATCGAATGCATAAGAGACACATCTTGCCCAAGGAAGATGACCGAAGATGGCCACAATTAAGAGATCACATGCCCAGGAGTTATTATCCACATAAACCAATTATGGCATTCCCTCCATATCATTCTAATCCGGTTCTCCCTGCCGGTCCAGTTTATCCTGTATGGGGTGCACCAACTTATCACCCTGCCGGTGTCCAGATGTGGCATCCACCTGGATATCCTTCATGGCAACAGCCAGAAAGTTGGCATTGGAATCCTTATCCTGGG ATGGCTGCTGATGCATGGGGTTGTCCTGTAATGCCACCAATTGACCGTTACCCTCAA GGTTCTGGTGTGGTCAATAACAGCTACATGCCACAGAATTCGGTCGATCTCCATCCG GCTGAGGAAGTTATTGACAAGGTTGTGAAAGAGGCAATAAGCAAGCCATGGTTACCACTGCCATTGGGACTGAAGCCTCCATCGGCAGATAGCGTGCTAGCAGAGCTTTCTAGACAAGGCATCTACACAATCCCTCCTCACATCAATGGCTCTCATTTATGCTGA
- the LOC123224167 gene encoding two-component response regulator-like APRR2 isoform X1 encodes MVCTANDLSAWNDFPKGLRVLLLDEDTSSAADIKLKLEAMDYIVSTFFNENEAMSAISNKPESFHVAIVQVNTSNSEGRFKFLEAAKDLPTIMTSNIHCLSTMMKCIALGAVEFVRKPLSEDKLKNIWQHVVHKAFNAGGGILCDSLKPVKESVVSMLHLQLENGESKNENSENTENISLVNKNDNEQSEGSDKYPAPSTPQLKQGGRLLDDVNCQDNTNSLTEKESGEQDGESKFVDTTCDNSIGEQTLQDDQPQRPVETVVKEEHDSTDVSKTECIMYPQLHDKKVPKDSNGVVEKCYKVSGLHNSCGIKTNRKKMKVDWTPELHKKFVAAVEHLGLDQAIPSRILELMKVEGLTRHNVASHLQKYRMHKRHILPKEDDRRWPQLRDHMPRSYYPHKPIMAFPPYHSNPVLPAGPVYPVWGAPTYHPAGVQMWHPPGYPSWQQPESWHWNPYPGMAADAWGCPVMPPIDRYPQGSGVVNNSYMPQNSVDLHPAEEVIDKVVKEAISKPWLPLPLGLKPPSADSVLAELSRQGIYTIPPHINGSHLC; translated from the exons ATGGTTTGCACTGCCAATGATTTATCAGCATGGAATGATTTTCCAAAGGGCCTCAGGGTTCTTCTTCTTGATGAGGACACCAGTTCTGCTGCTGACATAAAATTAAAGCTTGAAGCAATGGATTATATTG TTTCCACATTCTTCAATGAGAATGAAGCCATGTCAGCGATTTCGAACAAACCTGAAAGCTTCCATGTTGCTATTGTACAG GTAAATACTAGCAATAGCGAAGGGAGATTTAAGTTTCTTGAGGCTGCAAAGGACTTGCCCACCATTA TGACTTCAAATATTCATTGCTTGAGCACCATGATGAAATGCATAGCG CTAGGTGCGGTGGAATTTGTCCGAAAACCACTTTCTGAGGATAAACTCAAGAATATTTGGCAGCATGTGGTTCATAAG GCATTCAATGCTGGGGGAGGCATCCTCTGCGATTCGCTGAAGCCTGTCAAAGAATCCGTGGTCTCCATGCTGCATCTCCAACTGGAAAATGGAGAATCCAAGAATGAGAACTCAGAGAATACAGAAAATATTTCTCTGGTTAATAAGAATGACAATGAACAGTCAGAAGGGAGTGATAAGTATCCTGCTCCTTCTACACCACAATTAAAACAGGGTGGACGATTATTGGATGATGTTAATTGCCAAGATAATACCAACAGCTTGACAGAGAAAGAGAGTGGAGAGCAAGATGGGGAATCTAAATTTGTCGACACTACTTGTGACAACTCAATTGGTGAACAGACTTTACAGGATGACCAACCTCAGAGACCAGTGGAAACTGTGGTCAAAGAGGAGCATGACTCAACTGATGTTTCCAAAACTGAGTGCATCATGTATCCTCAACTTCATGATAAAAAAGTTCCCAAAGATtcaaatggtgttgttgaaaaatgttataaagtttctggTCTTCATAACTCTTGTGGGATTAAAACCAATCGAAAAAAGATGAAG GTGGACTGGACACCTGAACTGCACAAAAAATTTGTGGCGGCTGTAGAGCACCTAGGTCTTGATCAGGCCATTCCTTCTCGAATACTAGAGCTTATGAAAGTGGAAGGATTGACAAGGCATAATGTGGCTAGCCACCTGCAG AAATATCGAATGCATAAGAGACACATCTTGCCCAAGGAAGATGACCGAAGATGGCCACAATTAAGAGATCACATGCCCAGGAGTTATTATCCACATAAACCAATTATGGCATTCCCTCCATATCATTCTAATCCGGTTCTCCCTGCCGGTCCAGTTTATCCTGTATGGGGTGCACCAACTTATCACCCTGCCGGTGTCCAGATGTGGCATCCACCTGGATATCCTTCATGGCAACAGCCAGAAAGTTGGCATTGGAATCCTTATCCTGGG ATGGCTGCTGATGCATGGGGTTGTCCTGTAATGCCACCAATTGACCGTTACCCTCAA GGTTCTGGTGTGGTCAATAACAGCTACATGCCACAGAATTCGGTCGATCTCCATCCG GCTGAGGAAGTTATTGACAAGGTTGTGAAAGAGGCAATAAGCAAGCCATGGTTACCACTGCCATTGGGACTGAAGCCTCCATCGGCAGATAGCGTGCTAGCAGAGCTTTCTAGACAAGGCATCTACACAATCCCTCCTCACATCAATGGCTCTCATTTATGCTGA